ggcctacatacatgtatctaattATGAATTGATATGACTTATTGACTAGTTGAGTTACAGTGTATGATTTATTAGAAGAAGATATGCTTTATTAATTGTTAAAATGGTCACATACAAAAATAGAATGAAACTGAATTACGGCTGGCTATTTACAATGCATGCAAAATAGaatatcaaaatagtaaaatgcCACAATTTTCAACAATAGACTTTTTaaataaaatcaaacatgtcaaaagcgGTGTCATGTGATTATGCACCTTTAATCAATCCTACATCTAAAAACAATTTATACATATAAAATATACTTTGATTGTTACATgatttgcattttcattttgacttgttaaATCTGACTAAAccctttttttcacatttttcagttCATCTGTGATGCTTTACGGGAGTACATCCAGAGAACCGACACCCATCTGAGGAAAGCCATCAGCACCGAGAAGAGAGTGGCCATCACGATATGGAGACTGGCCACAAACAGCGGATGCAGAACTATTGGTCACCTGTTTGGTGTTGCTCAGTGTTCTGTGGTAAAAATTGTCAACGACACTTGCAGAGCAATTGTGGATGTTCTCTTTGGGGAATTCGTTAGACTTCCAAATGAAGCAGAACTGAAACGAACTGTGGAACTGTTTAAGGTGAAGTGGGGCTTCCCTCAGTGTTGTGGAGCGGTAGATGGTTCCCATATTCCTATTATTGGACCAAGGAACAATAGAATCGACTATTTCTGCCGGAAGCAGTATTACAGCATTGTGTTGCAGGGTACTGTTGATGCTGATTACAAATTTATTGACATCAACCTTGGTCACCCTGGAAGTGTTCATGATGCCCGTGTATTCGCATTGTCTGACATTTATGAAAGGGGTGAGAATAATGAACTGTTCCCGGACTGGATAGAGAGGATAAATGGCACCGATGTACCATTGGTTCTGCTGGGGGACAGTGCCTATCCGTTGTTGCCATGGTGCATGAAACCATACCAAGACAATGGGAGGCTTACCAAAGAACAGGCTCACTTCAATTATCGGCTGAGTAGGGCACGAATGGTTGTGGAAAATGCCTATGGCAGGTTGAAGGGCCGATGGAGAATTTTGTTGAAGCGTTGTGATGTGCAACTTCGTCACATGAACAACATTGTGGCCTCATGTGTACTCCTCCACAACTTGTGTGAATCTTTCAAAGAGCGATTCAAAAAGAAATGGCTTGACGAAGTTCCGgtaaatgatgataatgaagtcTGCAAGCGCAGAGATGATGCACATGCAGTGCAAATTCGGAATGCCCTGAAGGACCACTTCAGTCCAACATGACTTGAGATGTCACGTGTGCTCCATGCAATGTGCCCTTGACTAGTGTATTTCTTTTTGATGAATATGCATGAAGCACAAGTATACAGTCCTGGGAAGAAGTTCCTGGACCACCTGTTTCAGTTGAGAGTCATCAAATCATTCTTGATTCAAtacagagctacatgtacactcatggtcaaaagtaaatggacaccagtttttcttgaatttctcaaaaactaggctaagcagacacattcacctaacaccgattgtagcaaatgatcttggctattgaataatgctaaaattttaaaaatttgtttagttttgcctttgataggagaaatttggtaaatgtctctttttcacttcttctttattagcaggaattcaccaataaaaattacatcctcatgttcgactcgtgaaggcctttcataatatatccagtttttgaaataattcaaactagaaatgtggtttttggccacttttacggtAATGATTTTTACCCCACTGGAGACACCTTTGACATAGTCCCATTAAACCATTGTCAACtccaaatgaagtgaagtggTTGTGAATGAATGCCAATTGTCTTGTATCGTGATCTGTCTGTTTCACAATGACTAGGCACAAaaaaagtggccaaaaaccacatttctagtttgaattatttcaaaaactggatatattatgaaaggccttcatgagtcgaacatgaggatgtaatttttattggtgaattcctgctaataaagaagtagtgaaaaagagacatttaccaaatttctcctatcaaaggcaaaactaaacagattttaaaaattttagtattattcaatagccaagatcatttgctacaatcggtgttatgtgaatgtttctgcttagcctagtttttgagaaattcaagaaaaactggtgtccatttacttttgaccatgagtgtacttttgacagttttgtgaCTCTAAATTGAAACCTGTATTTGTGACCTGTCACCTGGTCCAGACAGTTTTTTCCAGGTCTGTATTGTGAAATCTACATGCCTCTGTAAAACGACTAGTTACCTGGGAACATGTAAGGGCTGAGACTTGTAATTGAAGGGAAGCTGGAAGTGTTAGCTGTGTTTTCGGTGGTGGGAACCGAGGTCATGGAAGAAATTGTCTCAAAAACGCTTGGTCTTTGAGCAGTTGGAGTATGCCTTGCTTGGGCACGTTGCTGTGGTTGCATACCATACCCTTGATTCTGTACCTGGTTACAATTCCTACAAGTTAGGAGCTCTAGCACTCTGAGTTCATGAGCCCTGGCCTCTCTTGCCCGTCTTTCTTCCCTCTCAGCAGCTGTTATCTGCTCTGCCATCCGGTCCCTCCGCTCTTGCTCTTGACGTTCTTTCTCCATTGCAATGAACTTGTCATCAGATTCCCTCTGAGATTGAATCATGGCATTCATCATTGTCATAACAGTGTCATTAATCAGACCATCACTTGCattgttttcttgtttttcttgggtttttttcttaGTTTTTCCCTTTCCTTTGCCTGTAATATATTGTATGACGACTGTTAGCAACGTGAATATTTCAACCTGTGCATTTTTCAAAGAATGAATATATAATAAATGTCAAGAAAACATTACTTTTTAAGAAAAACGCtgttttaatttgttttgtcaCACCCATCAGCGACACCCCACCCCGACCCACCCAACAGACCGACTCCTGAGTACCGGGACATGTATGCTCAATGGTCTTGGATCTACCAACCTCTGCCTATATGTACAGCTGCTTCTCCCAAAGGTGAAGGGGCCTTCGGCTTAGGAGTACTTGTACTTGAAGGCACTGGCACAGTCGTCGTTTCAAGTGTCAAGCTGTTACTCCTGACATTCATCCTTCCTTCAGACATTCTGGAAGATGGAGTGGAGGACCTTGATGGTGGTGTTGCCCTATCATCCGGGAACCATGGCGCGATAACTAGATCTTCTGGAGTACATCCACCTGTTGCTGCTGTCCTACCACTAGCAGTACTGCAGGTAGCATCGCCAGCACGTTTACTGGTCCTTTTCTTAGATTTGCGTTGATCAGGCAGCACCACTGACACTagtcctgaaaagagaaaaaatcATAAGTTTGTCGGTTTAATACATTTCATGTGCAGGCCTACATTATATATATAATGGCTAGGCCTAGCCCCCTAATAGCCCCCTAATCTGCATCTGTGTTGTGTGGAAGTGGAAGAGATTAGGCCCCTGGCCCTGGGCCCCTGGCTCATCAGTAAGTCCTTGGTATGCTGTAGGCCTAGACCTACGGTACTTGGTAGGGCAGGGCAGACGTGACACTAGATGGgctaggcctagcctattttAGGGAGTAGGCCTAGGGGGCCTACTGTAC
The sequence above is a segment of the Lineus longissimus chromosome 12, tnLinLong1.2, whole genome shotgun sequence genome. Coding sequences within it:
- the LOC135497069 gene encoding uncharacterized protein LOC135497069, encoding MPPERNHWTEEESLALLTIWEREDIQAQLEGTTKDGKVYRKIANELAGVDIERTKDQVQEKIKRWRRDYKKIQDNNVKSTGRKRLTMDHYERIHAVLGHKPSFNPDPSMMFEGGRRREGAARRQHSKSKRPRFTTSRNDKHVISDDSDSQDESDNVDMIDPRADQDHVLEDDDRLSSDINDYDHHHDHDDVDDELVFDGLVSVVLPDQRKSKKRTSKRAGDATCSTASGRTAATGGCTPEDLVIAPWFPDDRATPPSRSSTPSSRMSEGRMNVRSNSLTLETTTVPVPSSTSTPKPKAPSPLGEAAVHIGRGKGKGKTKKKTQEKQENNASDGLINDTVMTMMNAMIQSQRESDDKFIAMEKERQEQERRDRMAEQITAAEREERRAREARAHELRVLELLTCRNCNQVQNQGYGMQPQQRAQARHTPTAQRPSVFETISSMTSVPTTENTANTSSFPSITSLSPYMFPGN